Genomic window (Chitinophagales bacterium):
CATTGTTATATAAAACAATTTTTGTAGTTGTTGCTGTTGGATGAGATACACTAATATCATCTCCTGTATTAGAGCCAATAATATAAGTATTCGTATTCGTTGCAAGTGTTATTTGAGGTAGTGTATCTAAACTTAAACCATTAAAATATAACACAATACTATCTAGGTAATATTGAGGTCTGAACTCACTAGGTAAAGGATCGCTTCCTCCACCATTTTCGCAAAGGTTTCTAATTGTAGACTCTATTGATATTTTACAGTCTAATTCTTGTTGGTGGTCTATTTCTACTAAGACACTATCGTTTTGATATTTAGTAATGGTATATGCTTCTCCTCTATAGTTGATTGGATCGCAGAAATATTTTGTTTGATAAATAATTTCTGTAGTATCGCTATTATATCTAATTACATTATACTCTCCGTTTGGTGGATATAATGTAGTTCTCATTGTAAAGTTATAGTTTTTAATACCACAAGTTTTTGGTGCTTGACTGGTATTGACCTTATATAAGGTATTAAAATATAGACTATCTCCTGCAAAAATTTCTCTACCTGTACATGGTATATTTAAAACAAAAGTATCTATAATTCTTGTTCCTAAATCTCTTGTTATTCTTGTAACGCAAGATTTAGATATTGGAACTAGTGTTCCTGCTGCATCTTTAATATAAATACTATCTATTCCTAAATAATCTAAAGGATCGTTAAAGCGAGGAGAACCACCTGTAGCATATTGGTCATTTACCCAAATAAATGATGCTAAAGCTGTATCAAACTCAAAGCTAACTTTTGTAGACACTTTTACAGTATCGCAATTTGCAGAGATACTTGTACTACCTAATGGATCATTTAGACGAGTTAGAGTGCTATCTACATATCCCTCACTAATTCTAGACACATCGTAACTTTCCCAGTTTACTAAACAAGGACACTCTTCTCTAGAACCACCATGGTATGTTTGTCTACCACTACAAGATCTTAAGAATTCACAACAAGTAGTACCATCTGTTTGTTTGCAAGTATAGGTAACTGTTGCATTATCTATCCAACCCACAAGTGGAGTTCCTTCTATTGGATATGGTGCACAAGGGTAACTTGGACCGTAACCATTAGTTACAAATTTAATTGGAATATCATTTGTTCCGCCATATGGTGTGTTTTCAATTTCGCTTAAATAAATAGTTAAACAAACTATTGAATCTAAGCCACCATTTTGAACAGTATCAAATTTATGTCCTAAATAAGCTGGATTTAAACTTAACCAGTCTGCTTCACTAATTTCTGTAAATCTATAGTAGTCAGTTCCAAAGAATGAAGCATTAAAATTAGCACGCATAGAATCTGCATGTCTTCTATTTTCAGCATAAGGCATACAAACTTCAAAAACGATAGATGTATCATTAGGACAATCTGCTATACCATAGTGTCTATAATCATATCTAAAAGTATGTAAATTACCACCACCTAGTGATGTAGTGGTAACTCTATCATATAATGTATATGGTCCTGAAGGAACATCTAGATTGATTCTTTCATCAATCATTTTAGTTCTTTGACTATTGGTTAAGTTGCAATAATTATCTCCTTGACCTGTTGGACTTCCATCACAATTAATAGTAGAATCTATAATTTGACCATGACATCTTTCAAAATAGAATTTAGCATCTGGTTCGTAGCACATATCTCCATATGCTTGACAAGAAGCTCCTCCGTTTTGGTATCCTCTAGTTTCTAGAGAACCACTAGCTTGACATTTTAAGTTTAGAACAAAACGGATTGTAAAATCTGTAGTAAATTCATCAATAAATGCATCTCCATCAGTACCAGAATTAAGCATTCCTGTAATAGGAGTTGTATTGTTTGTTAAATTAACCGTCCATTTTCTTTGAGCATCTACAGTAATAGCAGAAGCAGGAACTACACTACCATTTATATAAACGCTATCTATATCGTAAAAGTTACAATTTCTTGTATCTAAAACAAATTTAAAACCACCAAGTGTATCTATTTGGTTAAGGTCTACAAAATAGTCTATGTAACCATTAGCACAATAGCCTGCAGGTGTATATTTAAAGCTATCTACACTAACTGTTGTAATTGTATTGATTGGTAAGTTAATAGAATCTGTAGCTAAGTGACCGCTGTATCGAATAGAATCTGTAAATAAATCAGATTCACAAAGTTCATAACGCAATTTAAATGTTGGATATAAACAAGTATTAGTAACAACGCCTTGTCTGTCTACTCTCCATCTAATATTAAGTGTTCCAATAGCGGCATCTATATTTCCATCTGCATCATAACCATCTATAATATTTGAGATTGCTGCTGTATTATTGTTTAAATCAACAGTATATACGCCACCACTATAATTAATAATAGAACCAGTTAACATGGTTCCATTAATTTCTATTCCATCTATAGCATATAAGTTACAACCTCTTGTATCTAAAACTAATTGAACTTCTTCTATAGTATCTGCAATAGCATTTGATGATAGTTGTACTTGATAGTCTATATAATCGTAATCACATTCTCCATTTCCTTCATAACCTTGGAAGCTTACTAAAGTACTTGGTCTTGTAGTTGGCACACAAAGTTGTGCTTGAGCTGTTGGTCCGCCAGTAGCCGCATAAGAACTATCTCTAAAGCCAGCACATTGATTGTATGCAATGCTTGGTATTGGATAGAAACAACAAGTATTTGAGCCAGCTGTAGTTGGAATTACACCTACCACAATATTGAAATTAGCATTTGCATCATCATTAAATGAATCACCATCTAGGTCTACTAATCCTGGAATTGCAATACTATTATTACTATTAACAAGATTGATAGATAACAGCCCTGTTGTTTGGTTGTAGTTAATTAAACTTGCATCAATAAGTACTCCATTAATTTTTACATTATCTACATCAAAATCATAAATACCACAAGTACCTTGACTTAAGTAAATTGCAGCATCTAATATTGAATCTAACTGACTAATATTAACATTATATGCCACTGTGTTTGTTTGACAGAACTGCATTGTAGAAGATGTAGATCCTGTTAGTGTAGCTAAAGCAGTATTATAAGTAAGAATTGCTTGAGGTCTTGTTCCTAAACTTATTTTTTGTGTTGTACTTAAACCACTATTTGATAGTTTTGATGACTCTCTTAATGCACCACAAAGGTCATAATTTATAGTATAGTCTGGATAATTACATTGTTCAGCAAAATTAGAGATTGGAGATTGAATACTAGAATAGAATTTTGTGGTTATAGTATCGTTAGTTTCATCTAAAAATCCATCTCCATCGTTGTCATAAAAACCAAGTTGAGTCGCTAAAGTAGTATTAATATCTGCTAAGTTAATACAAACATTATTTCCACTATAAGATAATAAACTATTTGGAATACTCACTCCGTTTACTGTTGCACTATCTATTTCATATAAACCACAAGATTTTATATCTAAGCATATTTGAATGTTTCCAATAGTATCTTCTATTAAGTTATAAGATTTGTATTCGAAATATCCTGGAGTACAAAATCCGAACATTTCGTAGCCAGACATAGTAGAAGTTACCCAACCATCATAATCTATCAATTCATATTTTGTGTTGATATCATATCCACTATATTGAAGTGATTTTTGATTGATATTAGATTGACAAAACTCATATGCTGCAACTTGGAATGTTGGATAAGTACAAGGAGCTGCGTCTGTTACATACTCTAAATCATAAGATACAGTGATTGTAGATTGGTCTGTATGAATGTTATCATAAAAACCAGGAATTGTTATTGTATTGCTTGTTAAGTCTACAGCAACAGTTCCTGTTCCACTTGCTGGTGTAAATGGAACGCTTACTCCGTTTACATAAACTGCACTTATATTATAGAATGGACAACTTTGTGTATTTAAGTTAAAGATAAACTTTCCAACAGTATCGTTTAATTCAGATAAGTCTATTTCATATGTAAGCTTTCCTTTATCACACGCTCCAACCTCAACTTCTTCTATTAAACTTATATCCATATTATAACAAGGTATAAGTCCTAAACTTCTCATTCCATCATTTCCTAAACCTAAGTTGTGATATTGTTTAGAATAAGTTTTATCACACTTATCTTTATATGATAGTGTAGTATATGGTTTTCTGCAATCTCCAACACAATTTACTGTACAGCTACTATTACACGCTGAAGAATAATATACATTAAATCTTAAACTATCATTAACCTCTAAATTTCCATTTGGATTTATAGTTGCCAATAATGTACTTAAGTTAAATGTTTTAACACTTCCTAATGTAGAGGTAGGTGTTATTGGATATTGAGTTCCGTTATATACAACAAAAAATGTATTATAGTCGAACAAGCCACAAGTTCTTGTATCAATGCTTAGTACTAAATTATTCATTGTTGCATTAGTATCTAATCCTACATCATAAGTTGAAGCATTAGTAATTAAATAACTAAAAGAACCTATATTATCTTGACAACTATATGGAGTACTTGTTTCTACACTTGTTAAATTGAAGTCTACTCCTAAATCAACAATATAAGAGTAGTTTGCATTTGCTGTTTGACAAGTACCTGATGGAGGACAACCCCATGATGCTTTTATAATACTACTGTTCTGCCCTTCTGGACATCTTGCAATAATATCATATTCTACGATAATGGTATCTTGTTCATCAAATAGCCCTGTTGCGTCATCATCGTAAATAGAGGAAACTATTGGTAAGGACATACTTCCATTTGAACTAAATGTAATTGCACTTACTGGTACACTTATACCATTAACCATTACACTAGTTGGTATGATTTGAATTGATGATGAAGATACATCTCTATAATACAAACTATCTAAAGATGCTAACTGACCTGTTTGAATTATAGTTACACTTCTATGTACAGTATCTCCTAAGTAAACAGTAGGTGGTGTTCCTTGACTGTTTATAACCAATGCTGGTTTATATATATAATTATTTAATGGGACTGATGTACTATCTAACTGATAAGTTCCTTGTTTTGGCACCCAGCCACCTTTTGCATTTGGAGGACAGGTAAAAGTTGAGATCCCATTATATCCTCCACATGGCCATCTTTCATAACTTAGGTTATAATTTGGAAATAAATTGCCTCCAATGGTGTTAACACCACACTTTGCAACAATACCCAAATAAACGACAAAAACTTCTCCAGGGAGAAGACTACCTGTAAAGCTAATTGTGTTTGTTGAACCACTGGGACTTATTGTCTGCGATGTCGGTTGTAAAAAATCTGTTGGTGGTTGACTTGGATGTGCATTTAGCGTATCTATGTTTAACCTATAAATTTGACCATAGCCACTAAACTGTATCCCTGCAGGAAGTGTTGTTGTTAGCATCAGATTCCTAATCAAAACAGTATCTTCTACTGCTGCAATTGCAACAGCTAAAGTATCTTGCTGATCACTACAAATTGTCAAATCATTAATGCGTGGAAATGTAGATTTATTATTTAAATCTATTACAAATGAGTGAAACAAACCACCTTGTGCTTGTAGCGAAAGCGTTAAAAATACTGTCGCCAAAAGAGCTAAAACATTGCGTTTCATATATATCAATTCTTTATTTTTTAATTCTGTTAGGAGTTTTCAGTTGTCTAGACATTGCTGCCAGTAGGCAAAGGTAAGTAATTTTATTTAAAGTGTGTTAAGTTACCTTAAAAAAATCATATATTAGGAATTAAAGCAATGTGTTTATTGGAATTTCATATTTCGAGTTATAGTCTGTAGTATAGTGTAAACCACGGCTTTCTTTACGCAAATTAGCACTTCTTGTGATTAAGTATCCTATGGTTATTAGGTTTCTGAGTTCCATTAATTGAGGTGAAATTGTTGTAGTACTATACAGCTCTTCGCATTCTTTGAACAACAAGTACAAGCGTTCGCTAGCTCTTTTTAAACGCACATTATTTCGTACAATACCAACATAATTACTCATGATATCTTTGAGTTCTTTTCTACTTTGTGTGATGAGTACCATCTCTTTTGGATCGCTTGTTCCTGTCGCATCCCAGTCTGGAATTTTATCAAAATTTATATTATTGAAAAGAAGCGTATTGTTTGATATATCTTCAAAAATTCTATGAGAAAAAACGATTGCTTCTAGTAAAGAATTTGACGCTAAACGGTTGGCACCATGCAGCCCAGAGCAAGTACATTCGCCACAAGCATATAAATTATTAATAGATGTTTTTCCGTATTCATCGATTAAAATTCCGCCACAAGCGTAGTGTGCTGCTGGTACAATTGGTATCATATCTTTAAAGACATCTATGCCTATAGATTTGCATTTTTCATATATGTTTGGAAAGTGATGTAGGAATTTTTCGTGATCCATATGACGACAATCTAGATACATACAATCTTCACCAGAAACTTTCATTTCGTTGTCAATTGCTCTTGCTACAATATCTCTTGGTGCTAGTGATTCTCTTTTGTCATATTGCTTCATAAACTCAACGCCTTGTTTGGTTTTGAGAATTCCACCATCGCCACGAACGGCTTCTGTAATTAAGAAAGATGGGCTTACTCCTGGTTGATATAAGGCAGTTGGATGAAACTGTACAAACTCCATATTGGCGACTCTACCTTTGGCTCTGTAAACCATTGCAATACCATCTCCAGTGGCAATAGTTGGATTTGTAGTACTACGATATACTTGACCAAAACCTCCTGTTGCTAACAGTGTAAAGTTGCTTAATATTTTTTCGATTTTGTTGGTTTCTTTGTTTAAAGCGTAGACTCCAAAACACTGAATATTTGGTGTAACTCGTGTTACAATTCTGCCCAAATGGTGTTGTGTGATTAAGTCGATTACAAAATAATGTTGTTTTATTTCTATATTTTTTTGTTGGTGTACTCTGTCTAGTAATGCTCTTTCTATTTCCCAACCAGTGATGTCTTTATGATGTAAAACTCTGAATTCTGAGTGTCCTCCTTCTTTGCCTAACATATAATCGCCTTCTTGATTTTTATCGAAGCGAGTTCCCCATTCTATCAACTCATCTACTCTTTCTCTGCCTTCTTTTATTACAATATCAACTATATGTTCATCACACAATCCATCTCCAGCTATTAATGTATCTTCTATATGTTTTTCATAATTATCTTCGGAAAAGTTAGTTACTACAGCTATTCCGCCTTGTGCATACTTGGTGTTGCTTTCGTCTTCATTGGCTTTAGTTAAAATTAAAACTTTTCTATCTGGAAATTTTTCTGCTACTTTTAGTGAAAAACTTAAGCCAGCAATACCCGAGCCGATAACTAGATAATCATAATTCATTTGGTAAATGTAGTAATTAGTAGTGAGATTTTACAGACTATTATAATCAAGATTAATAGATAATAGACTTTATAATAATTAGCTGTATGATTTTTAGTCTTGTTCTTTTGCTATTGTATGACTAGTATTAACCCAAATTACGCTTTAGAAAAAATAGGTTTTCATTTTGTTTGTTTTTAAAAGGTTGCGTAGCTACGCCACGCTTTACTACTTAATAATCCCAAATTACGCATTAGAAATTTATTCCGAAAAAATTCTACTTTATATTTACTTCAGTACTCATTTTTTTATACTCAATGTAGCTAAAACTACATTTCCGTGAAAAAAATTCCGTGCTTTGTAAATATTTTGTATAATTTTCTCTCATGACAAAGTCTAATGCGTAATTTGGGATAATTAGTGCTAATAAGGTTGAAGTGCTACGCACTTCCTATTTAG
Coding sequences:
- the nadB gene encoding L-aspartate oxidase, whose product is MNYDYLVIGSGIAGLSFSLKVAEKFPDRKVLILTKANEDESNTKYAQGGIAVVTNFSEDNYEKHIEDTLIAGDGLCDEHIVDIVIKEGRERVDELIEWGTRFDKNQEGDYMLGKEGGHSEFRVLHHKDITGWEIERALLDRVHQQKNIEIKQHYFVIDLITQHHLGRIVTRVTPNIQCFGVYALNKETNKIEKILSNFTLLATGGFGQVYRSTTNPTIATGDGIAMVYRAKGRVANMEFVQFHPTALYQPGVSPSFLITEAVRGDGGILKTKQGVEFMKQYDKRESLAPRDIVARAIDNEMKVSGEDCMYLDCRHMDHEKFLHHFPNIYEKCKSIGIDVFKDMIPIVPAAHYACGGILIDEYGKTSINNLYACGECTCSGLHGANRLASNSLLEAIVFSHRIFEDISNNTLLFNNINFDKIPDWDATGTSDPKEMVLITQSRKELKDIMSNYVGIVRNNVRLKRASERLYLLFKECEELYSTTTISPQLMELRNLITIGYLITRSANLRKESRGLHYTTDYNSKYEIPINTLL